The sequence GGGCTCGGTCGTCGGCTCGGGCCTGCGGGGCCGGGGCTGCGGGGCTGGGCCTGTGCGGCCGGGGCTGCGGGGCCGGGGCTGCGGGGCCGGGGCTGCGGGGCCGGGCCTGTGCGGCCGGGGCTGCGGGGCCGGGAGGCGAGATCCGGATGCGAGCCTGAGGTGCGAGGCCGGGGGCGGGCGATGTGGGCTGACGGGAGGGGGTGGGGGCGGGGCACCATGGTGCGGTGAGCGTCATCATCGACATTGCCGGGCTGCCCCACGACCGGGTCCGCGTGAAGCCCTCGCCGCTGGCGGAGCTGGGCATGGCGCTGCACGCGTTCACGGAGTCCCGGCACCATCCGCGGCTCGCGGCGTGGGTGACGGCGACCACGGCGCGTCTGGACCCGCACCTGGCCGACCGGCTGGAGGAGGCGAGGTTCCTGTGGGGCGCGACGTTCTCGGACGTCTTCACGGCCTTCGCGGGGCTGCCGGCGGAGGAGGAGGCGCAGCCGGCCGGGACCCTCGCCGGGGAACTGGACCTCCTGGACCGGGTGCCGGACGAGGACTTCGTGGCGGCGCTCCTGGAGTCGGTGTGCGACCCCTCGTACGGGGCGTACGGGGCGCGGATACCGAGTCCGCTGACGGACGCCGTGGTGAGGCGCCGCACGCTGACGCTGGCGGCGGCGCAGGGCCGGCCCCTGGTCGACTTCACGCAACGGGTCCTCGCCGATCCGGGGTGGGCGCGGGAGTGGTTCCGGGGCCTGATGACGGAGTGCGAGGAGGCGTTCTTCGCCGATACGTGGCAGCGGGTGGGGCCGGGGCTCGCGGCCGACGCGCGGCATACGGCGGAGTTGCTTCGCCGCAGGGGGCTCGGCGCGGCTCTCGCCCACGCCTCCCCGGCCATCACGTACGACGAGGAGACAGGGCGCATCACGGTGGACAAACTCACCGCGGCGCGGACCGCTGCCGCGCGGCAGGGGCTGACGCTTGTGCCGACGCGGCTGGGCAGCCCGCACCTGATGGTGCTGCACCGGCACGGCTGGCAGCCGGTGCTGCACTACCCGGTCGCCTCGCAGGACCCGCCACCGGGGCCGACGGTGGAGGAGCTGACGCTGCGGATGGAGGCGCTCGCGCACCCGGTACGGATGCGGATGTGCCGACTGCTCTCACGCTCGGCGTACAGCACGATCGGGCTGGCGGAGGCGCACGGGCTGAGCGCCCCGGAGATCTCGCGGCACCTCGCGGTGCTGAAGCGGGCGGGCCTGGTCACTTCGAGCCGGCGCGGCCGTTACGTGCTGCACGAGCTGGACCTCGAACTCGTGGCCCGGCTGGGGACGGACTTCGTGGGGCATTTGCTGCGGTGAGCGGGGCGCCGGGAGGTCCGGGCCGAGGAGGGGACGAGAACTGACGGAAGGGAGGGAGGAGATGCGCGAGTCGGTGATTCAGGCGCCGGGGCCGCCGCCGACGCGGACGATGCCGGTCTCGTAGGCGAGGACGACGACCTGCACGCGGTCACGCAGGCCGAGCTTGGTGAGGACGCGGCCGACGTGGGTCTTCACGGTGGCCTCGGAGAGGACGAGCCTGGCGGCGATCTCCCCGTTGGACAGGCCCTGCGCCACGAGCCGCATGACTTCCTGCTCGCGGCCGGTGAGCCGGTCGAGTTCGGGGTGGGTGGCGGGGCCGGTGCCGGGAAGCATCGGGGCGAAGCGGTCGAGCAGCCGGCGCGTGGTGCTCGGCGCGACCACGGCGTCCCCGCTGTGCACGGCGCGGATCGCGGCGACCAGTTCGCTGGGCGGCACGTCCTTGAGCATGAAGCCGCTGGCCCCCGCGCGCAGGGCGGAGAAGGCGTACTCGTCGAGGTCGAAGGTGGTGAGGATCAGCACGCGCGGCGCACCGGCCCGCTCATGAATCCGGCGCGTCGCCTCGACCCCGTCGAGCCGCGGCATCCGTACATCCATCAACACGACATCGACCTCGACACGCTCCAGCACCTCAAGCGCCTCCAACCCGTCCCCCGCCTCACCGACCACCTCCAGATCCCCCTGCGAGGCCAGCACCATCCGGAACCCGGCCCGGAGCAGAGCTTGGTCATCGACGAGGAGGATGCGGATGGGAGCGGAGGGCGAGGGGGGAGCGGGAGTGCCGGAGTCGGCGGGGCCGGGGCTCGGGTGGCCTGGGGCGGGATTGCTGGGGGCGGCGCTGCCGGGGCCGGGGGTGGCGGGGCCCGTGGGGCCTTGGGTGGTTGGCCCGGGGCCTGGGGTGCCTGGGGTGCCCGGGGCAGAGGTGGAGTCGTTAATGCTGGCTGTGCCGGGGAGAGGGCTGCCTGAGCCGAGGGCGCCGGGAAGAGGAGCGCCTGGGCGGAAGGCGCGAGGGCTGCTCGGGCGTGGGCTGTCAGCGCGTGACCCCGGAGTGCTCGGGTCGGGGGTGTCGCGGCGTGGGGGTGAGGTGGGCGGCATGGGGTTCCTTCGGGGACGGGGCGGAGGTGGGCGCCCGGCGGGAGCGCGGCGTGCGCGGAGGTGAGGGGCGGGCGGGTGTGGTGTGGGCGGGGGCCGGGGTGAGGAGAGAGAGCGAGGTGGGCGGGCGGAGCGGCGCGGGGTGGGTGGGGTGGGAGGGGGCGGGGGGCGGGGGGGGGAGGCCCCCCGGAGGGTCAGGTTGTTTTTAGGGGGAGGAGGGCGCTGATGCGGAAGCCTCCTCCCGGTCGGGGGCCCGCGTCGAGGGTGCCGCCGACCATGCCGACGCGTTCGCGCATGCCGATGAGGCCGTGGCCGGCGCCGTCGGCGCCGCGGTCGGTGGCGAGTGCGGTGGGGGCGCCGCGGCCGTCGTCCTCGATGAGGAGGCCGAGGCCGTCGTCGAAGTAGACAAGGCGGACGCTGGCCCCGGCGTCGGGGCCGCCGTGTTTGCGGGTGTTGGTGAGGGCTTCCTGCACGATGCGGTACGCGGTGAGTTCGACGCCGCGCGGGAGTTGCCGTACCGCGCCCTCGATGCGGAAGTCGACGGGCAGCCCGGCGCCTCTGACCTGCTCGATCAGCTCGTTCATCTGGTCGACGTCGGGTTGGGGCACGTACTCGCCCGCTTCACGGGGTTCGCCGGTGCGCAGCACGCCCAGCAGTCGGCGCATCTCGGCGAGGGCCTGTCGGCCGGTCGCGGAGATGGTTTCCAGGGCGGTACGGGCCTGTTCGGGCGAGCCGTCGAGTACGTAGGCGGCGCCGTCGGCCTGGACGACCATGACGGAGACGTTGTGGGCGACGACGTCGTGGAGTTCGCGGGCGATGCGGGCGCGTTCGGCGGCGACGGCGACCTTCGCCTGTGCCTCGCGTTCGCGTTCGAGGCGGGCGGCGCGTTCTTCGAGGTGGGCGAAGTAGGCGCGGCGGGTGCGCAGGGAGTCGCCCATGACCCACGCCAGGACGAAGGGCACCATCAGGATGCCGGTGAAGAAGATCGCCTCGGAGGTGCCGGTGGTACGGGTGGGCCAGCGCACCTCCGCGAGCGGTGCGGCGAGGAAGGCGCCGACGAGGGCGAGGCGCGAGGACCAGCGCGCGCCTTGGGACGCGGCAGTGTAGACCGCGACGAGGAGTGCGAAATCGCCGACGAAGACCTGTACGTCGAGGACGAGTTGGGCGACGCCGAGGACGATGGCGAGCAGCAGGACGCGTTCGGGGCTGCGGCGGCGCAGCCCGACGACGCAGCCGAGGCCGATCAGGACGATGACGGACAGCGGGATGCTGCGTTGCCCGTGCTGGCCCGCGAAGGTGAGGAGCGTCACGACGACGAGGAGCACGGCCCAGCACCCGTCGACCCACGAGGGGTGTCTGCGGATGAGGTCGTAGAGGCGCTGCACGTTGCCCAGCGTAGGAACGGGGACGAGGGGGAGGGGTCAGCCGAAGGGCCGATCCGGAAGCGATCACCGTACTCCCCAAGGTGGAGAGACCCCCCTCCGCCCCGGTCACCGGCCCCCGCGCCACCCGGGGTCGCGGGCCCTCGGCCCCCACTCACCCGGCCAGCATTTCCAGTCACCCGGGCCCGCCACGCCACACGCTCCAGGCACCTGGGCTCACCGGTCCCCCGCTCACCCCGGCCCACCACTCGGCCCAGTCACCCCAGCCTCACCACTCCCCCCCACTCACCCCGGCCCGCGACCCACCCCGCACGCCCCGGCCCGCTCCCGCTCACCGCCGCCCGCAGCACCCCGCTTACGCTCCACCACCCCGCTCCCCCTCACCGCCGCCCCCAGCGCCCCGCTCACCCTTCACCGCCCCGCCTCCCCCTCGCCCCGGGCCCCCTCCCCCAACAGCGCCGACAGCCCCGGCGCGTCCGGCATGGCCCGTACTGCCGTGCCCGTCCCGTCCGCTCCGAGCCCCACCGTCTGGAGCAGCCACCCGAAGGCCCCCAGCCCGGCGGGGTCGGTCAGCTCGCTCGCCTCCCCGGCCCCCGCCAGCGCCCGGACGTACGCGGCCGGGTCGGTGCTCGCCAGGGACAGGGGTGGTCTGCTCCCCGCGAGGCCGAGCGCGCGGAGCGCCTCGCGTTGGCGGGTGAGGGTCGCCGGGCCATGGTGCGCGGTCGCGGCGGCGCAGGCGTCGAGTGCCACGTGGGCGGTGAGGTCCGTCGTGCCGTCCGGTACGGGGGCGACCTCGCGGCCCGCGCGAAAAGCGGTGAGCGTTCCGAAGGCGGGGCGTGTGTGCGCGGAGTGCGCGTAGTCGACGGCGACGGCGAGACCTCGCCCGAGGTGCGAGACGGCCGCGGCCCAAGCCGCATCACGCCCCGTGCCCGGCTCGGCCCGCAACCCCGGCTCGACCTGCACCCCCAGCTCAGCCAGCACCCCCGGCTCGGCCCGCAATCCTGGGTCAGCCCGCACCCCCGGCTCGACCCGCCCACCAGCCCCGCCCCGCAACCCCGCCCCGACACGACCCGAACCGACACCACCCCCCGCCCCGGCCCCAGCCCCCGCACCGGAACACACCTCGCCCTCCCCCATCGGCCACCACCGCGCCAGCCACTCCGCGTCCGCGCCGCTCACGGGCTCGCCGAGCCGCTCGCTCCCGTCCGGTGCGACGAGGACGATCCGTGCGACGCCCTCCGCGTCCGTCTCGACGACGTCGACGGGCACGTTGTCGAGCCACTCGTTGGCGAAGAGCAGACCGGTGAGCCCGTGGCCGGGGATCTCCTCGCCCCAGCCGATGCGCGCGTCGAGCCCTTCCGGCCGGGGGGCGCGCTCGACCCCGTACGGGCGCACTCGCGCGGCGGTCGCCGGGGGGAGGGCGGCGAGGACGCCGGTGAGGAGTTCACCGCGACCGGCGCCGATGTCCACGAAGTCGAGCGCGGGCGGGGTGCCGAGCACGGTGTCCACCTCGGTGAGGAGGCGGGCGACGGCCCGTGCGTAGAGGGGGGAGGCGTGCACGGAGGTGCGAAAGTGCGCGGCGGGTCCCGGCCCGGCGGAGCGGTAGAAGCCGCCCGGCCCGTAGAGGGCCGTGGCCATGGCTTCGCGCCACGGGAGCGGCCACGGCGGCGGTACGGAGGAGGCTTCGGGGGCGGCGGGTCGAGCGGTCACACGCGCACCCTAGCCAGGCGGCCCGGCCCTCGTTCCCCCATACGAACCCGCAGCGCCATCGCGTACGGCCCCCGCAAGCACGCACCGCCCGCGCGAGCCGCCTCCGCGTCGGCCCGCACCCCTCACCGGAACCGGCCCGCCCCGCACGGCACCCCCTGCCTCCCTGCCCCCTGCCCCCTGCCCCCTACTTGTCGATATCCCCCACCACAAAGAACAGCGACCCCAGAATCGCCACCATGTCCGCCACCAGTGTCCCCGGCAGCAGCTCCGTCAGCGCCTGGATGTTGTTGAAGGACGCCGAGCGGAGCTTGAGGCGGTACGGCGTCTTCTCGCCCTTCGACACCATGTAGTAGCCGTTGAGGCCGAGGGGGTTCTCGGTCCACGCGTACGTGTGGCCCTCGGGCGCCTTCAGGACCTTGGGGAGGCGCTGGTTGACGGGGCCGGGCGGCAGTTCGGCGAGGTGGTCGAGGCAGGCTTCGGCGAGGTCGAGGGAGTTGTGGGTCTGGTCGAGGAGGCACTCGAAGCGGGCGAGGCAGTCGCCCTCCTCGCGGGTGACGACGCGGAGCACGTCCTGGAGTTCCCCGTAGGCGAGGTACGGCTCGTCGCGGCGGAGGTCGAAGTCGACGCCGGAGGCGCGTGCGAGGGGCCCGCTCACCCCGTACGCGTGGACGGTGCGCGCGGAGAGGACGCCGACGTCGCGGGTACGGCCGCGGAAGATCTCGTTGCCGAGGATGAGCCCGTCGTAGTCGGGCATCCGCTCGCGGACGCGCGCGAGCGCGGTGCGGACGCGCTCCGGCCAGCCGAGCGGGATGTCCTCCTTGAGGCCGCCGACGCGGTTGAACATGTAGTGCATCCGGCCGCCGGAGACCTCCTCCATGACGGCCTGGAGTTCCTCGCGCTCGCGGAAGGCGTAGAACATGGGCGTGATGCCGCCGAGTTCGAGCGGGTACGAGCCGAGGAACATGAGGTGGTTGAGGACGCGGTTGAGTTCGGCGAGGAGGGTGCGCAGCCAGACGGCGCGCTCGGGGACCTCCATGCCGAGCATCCGCTCGACGGCCATGACGACGCCGAGTTCGTTGGAGAACGCGGAGAGCCAGTCGTGCCGGTTCGCCAGCATGATGATCTGACGGTAGTCGCGGGCCTCGAAGAGTTTCTCCGCGCCGCGGTGCATGTATCCGATGACGGGTTCGGCGCTCACGATCCGTTCGCCGTCGAGGACGAGCCGCAGCCGCAGCACGCCGTGCGTGGAGGGGTGCTGGGGGCCGATGTTCAGCACCATGTCGGTGCTCTCGGCCGCGCCGCCAATGCCGATCACGGTCTCCGTCATGGTTTCAGTCTCTCGCACCTACGCTGGACGGATGGA comes from Streptomyces sp. Tu6071 and encodes:
- a CDS encoding DUF5937 family protein yields the protein MSVIIDIAGLPHDRVRVKPSPLAELGMALHAFTESRHHPRLAAWVTATTARLDPHLADRLEEARFLWGATFSDVFTAFAGLPAEEEAQPAGTLAGELDLLDRVPDEDFVAALLESVCDPSYGAYGARIPSPLTDAVVRRRTLTLAAAQGRPLVDFTQRVLADPGWAREWFRGLMTECEEAFFADTWQRVGPGLAADARHTAELLRRRGLGAALAHASPAITYDEETGRITVDKLTAARTAAARQGLTLVPTRLGSPHLMVLHRHGWQPVLHYPVASQDPPPGPTVEELTLRMEALAHPVRMRMCRLLSRSAYSTIGLAEAHGLSAPEISRHLAVLKRAGLVTSSRRGRYVLHELDLELVARLGTDFVGHLLR
- a CDS encoding response regulator, with amino-acid sequence MVLASQGDLEVVGEAGDGLEALEVLERVEVDVVLMDVRMPRLDGVEATRRIHERAGAPRVLILTTFDLDEYAFSALRAGASGFMLKDVPPSELVAAIRAVHSGDAVVAPSTTRRLLDRFAPMLPGTGPATHPELDRLTGREQEVMRLVAQGLSNGEIAARLVLSEATVKTHVGRVLTKLGLRDRVQVVVLAYETGIVRVGGGPGA
- a CDS encoding sensor histidine kinase; this translates as MQRLYDLIRRHPSWVDGCWAVLLVVVTLLTFAGQHGQRSIPLSVIVLIGLGCVVGLRRRSPERVLLLAIVLGVAQLVLDVQVFVGDFALLVAVYTAASQGARWSSRLALVGAFLAAPLAEVRWPTRTTGTSEAIFFTGILMVPFVLAWVMGDSLRTRRAYFAHLEERAARLEREREAQAKVAVAAERARIARELHDVVAHNVSVMVVQADGAAYVLDGSPEQARTALETISATGRQALAEMRRLLGVLRTGEPREAGEYVPQPDVDQMNELIEQVRGAGLPVDFRIEGAVRQLPRGVELTAYRIVQEALTNTRKHGGPDAGASVRLVYFDDGLGLLIEDDGRGAPTALATDRGADGAGHGLIGMRERVGMVGGTLDAGPRPGGGFRISALLPLKTT
- a CDS encoding SAM-dependent methyltransferase gives rise to the protein MATALYGPGGFYRSAGPGPAAHFRTSVHASPLYARAVARLLTEVDTVLGTPPALDFVDIGAGRGELLTGVLAALPPATAARVRPYGVERAPRPEGLDARIGWGEEIPGHGLTGLLFANEWLDNVPVDVVETDAEGVARIVLVAPDGSERLGEPVSGADAEWLARWWPMGEGEVCSGAGAGAGAGGGVGSGRVGAGLRGGAGGRVEPGVRADPGLRAEPGVLAELGVQVEPGLRAEPGTGRDAAWAAAVSHLGRGLAVAVDYAHSAHTRPAFGTLTAFRAGREVAPVPDGTTDLTAHVALDACAAATAHHGPATLTRQREALRALGLAGSRPPLSLASTDPAAYVRALAGAGEASELTDPAGLGAFGWLLQTVGLGADGTGTAVRAMPDAPGLSALLGEGARGEGEAGR
- a CDS encoding NADH-quinone oxidoreductase subunit D, encoding MTETVIGIGGAAESTDMVLNIGPQHPSTHGVLRLRLVLDGERIVSAEPVIGYMHRGAEKLFEARDYRQIIMLANRHDWLSAFSNELGVVMAVERMLGMEVPERAVWLRTLLAELNRVLNHLMFLGSYPLELGGITPMFYAFREREELQAVMEEVSGGRMHYMFNRVGGLKEDIPLGWPERVRTALARVRERMPDYDGLILGNEIFRGRTRDVGVLSARTVHAYGVSGPLARASGVDFDLRRDEPYLAYGELQDVLRVVTREEGDCLARFECLLDQTHNSLDLAEACLDHLAELPPGPVNQRLPKVLKAPEGHTYAWTENPLGLNGYYMVSKGEKTPYRLKLRSASFNNIQALTELLPGTLVADMVAILGSLFFVVGDIDK